In the genome of Halobacterium noricense, one region contains:
- a CDS encoding DNA-3-methyladenine glycosylase family protein — MTDPHDALRDDPDLGPLVDEHGELELDPADDPFERLVVSIVRQQVSMDAAAAIRERLFEAVDITPESVAGADPDVLRDAGLSSQKTDYVRNVADAFIERDWGRASFADHSDDEVRTELTSITGVGDWTAGMFLMFGLGREDVFPVGDLGIRKGMQSLYGGDTTRAEMCDIAARWQPYRSYASLYVWRADEG; from the coding sequence ATGACCGACCCACACGACGCACTCCGCGACGACCCAGACCTGGGGCCGCTCGTCGACGAGCACGGGGAACTCGAACTCGACCCCGCCGACGACCCGTTCGAGCGCCTCGTCGTCTCTATCGTCCGCCAGCAGGTGTCGATGGACGCCGCGGCCGCCATCCGCGAACGGCTCTTCGAGGCCGTGGACATCACGCCCGAGAGTGTTGCCGGCGCAGACCCCGACGTGCTGCGGGATGCCGGGCTCTCCAGTCAGAAGACCGACTACGTGCGGAACGTCGCCGACGCGTTCATAGAGCGCGACTGGGGCCGCGCGTCCTTCGCGGACCACAGCGACGACGAGGTGCGTACCGAGCTCACGTCGATTACGGGCGTCGGCGACTGGACCGCGGGGATGTTCCTCATGTTCGGACTCGGCCGCGAGGACGTCTTCCCGGTCGGCGACCTCGGCATCCGGAAGGGGATGCAGTCGCTGTACGGCGGGGACACGACGCGCGCAGAGATGTGCGACATCGCGGCGCGCTGGCAGCCCTACCGGTCGTACGCGTCGCTGTACGTCTGGCGCGCCGACGAAGGATAG
- the purD gene encoding phosphoribosylamine--glycine ligase, with translation MTERVLLVGGGGREHAIADELADDCELYAAAGNRNPGIDELADGFRELDTEDPDAVVDYALDVDATLAVVGPEGPLAAGVVDALDDEDVYAFGPKQADARIETDKTFQREFMAEHDVPGQAEFETFDDPDAAADYVERVDGDVAVKPAGLTGGKGVRVTGDQVSKQEAADYVRSSEHDEWVVEERLVGEEVTVQAFVANRDVRPTPVAHDHGRALEGDEGANTGGMGSYTGPDWTLPFVTDDEYEACVDTLEAIVDALPSYRGVLYGQFMLTDDGPKVVEFNARFGDPEALNTLPTMETPLVDVLTAARDDDPLPDPEFADVATVCKYVVPEGYPANPGGGTRVTIDADDLDDAKLFYASVDARDDGIYTTTSRSYAVVGFGSSIPDAEAEASAALGDLPEGLRVRRDIGTKELLQERIDHMNAVHDE, from the coding sequence ATGACCGAACGAGTCCTGCTGGTCGGTGGCGGCGGCCGGGAGCACGCTATCGCCGACGAACTCGCCGACGACTGCGAACTGTACGCTGCTGCGGGCAACCGCAACCCGGGAATCGACGAGTTGGCTGACGGCTTCCGCGAACTCGACACCGAAGACCCCGACGCAGTCGTCGACTACGCGCTCGACGTGGACGCGACGCTCGCCGTCGTCGGTCCGGAGGGCCCGCTGGCGGCTGGCGTCGTGGATGCGCTCGACGACGAGGACGTCTACGCGTTCGGCCCGAAGCAGGCCGACGCCCGCATCGAGACGGACAAGACGTTCCAGCGGGAGTTCATGGCCGAACACGACGTCCCCGGCCAAGCGGAGTTCGAGACGTTCGACGACCCGGACGCGGCCGCCGACTACGTCGAGCGCGTGGACGGTGACGTCGCGGTCAAGCCCGCCGGCCTCACGGGCGGCAAGGGCGTCCGCGTCACGGGCGACCAGGTCTCGAAGCAGGAGGCCGCCGACTACGTGCGGTCCTCCGAGCACGACGAGTGGGTCGTCGAGGAGCGTCTCGTCGGCGAGGAAGTCACCGTGCAGGCGTTCGTCGCGAACCGCGACGTCCGCCCCACGCCGGTCGCGCACGACCACGGCCGCGCGCTCGAAGGCGACGAGGGCGCGAACACGGGCGGCATGGGTAGCTACACCGGTCCGGACTGGACGCTCCCGTTCGTCACTGACGACGAGTACGAGGCCTGCGTGGACACCCTGGAAGCCATCGTCGACGCGCTCCCTTCCTACCGTGGCGTCCTCTACGGCCAGTTCATGCTCACTGACGACGGCCCGAAGGTCGTGGAGTTCAACGCGCGCTTCGGCGACCCCGAGGCGCTCAACACGCTCCCGACGATGGAGACGCCGCTCGTCGACGTGCTCACCGCGGCTCGCGACGACGACCCGCTCCCGGACCCCGAGTTCGCGGACGTCGCGACCGTCTGCAAGTACGTCGTCCCCGAGGGCTACCCCGCGAACCCCGGGGGTGGCACGCGCGTCACTATCGACGCCGACGACCTCGACGACGCCAAACTGTTCTACGCGAGCGTCGACGCCCGCGACGACGGTATCTACACGACGACCTCACGGTCGTACGCCGTCGTCGGGTTCGGCTCCTCGATTCCCGACGCCGAAGCCGAGGCCAGCGCCGCGCTCGGCGACCTCCCAGAGGGGCTGCGCGTGCGCCGCGACATCGGCACGAAGGAGCTCCTCCAGGAGCGCATCGACCACATGAACGCCGTCCACGACGAGTAG
- a CDS encoding WD40/YVTN/BNR-like repeat-containing protein, with product MSDYSTHTRRRIVKAVGATAAAGLFTGAASATSTDEPEIGVVESPTASTLYDVEATAAGAFAVGTGGVVLERSSTGWDKLLDGGPTGNGNDIYGADVTDDGKRLWFVGASGAIGEYDVEAGVLNDHSAPMDVTNNFNDVSVTGKAGEANVYVAGDSGKMYYSYENGETGSWDYTTPGSGAAINAVDFFDDRSGHIVDGNTSVFYTRDGATWDTLGIADANHNFYGVDSDGFDDVWVSGGGGTVYHWNGSEWVRSDTGDATLRDVEVASGSGATVGGGGKFYAYDGSKWAARTTPTGENLKAVLRGDTTIAVGASGTIIEA from the coding sequence ATGTCCGACTACTCGACTCACACCCGACGTAGAATCGTCAAGGCGGTCGGTGCGACCGCGGCCGCCGGCCTGTTCACGGGCGCGGCGAGCGCGACCAGCACCGACGAACCCGAAATCGGGGTCGTGGAATCCCCCACCGCGAGCACGCTCTACGACGTCGAAGCGACGGCCGCGGGCGCGTTCGCCGTCGGCACCGGCGGCGTGGTGCTCGAACGCAGCTCGACCGGCTGGGATAAACTACTCGACGGCGGTCCGACGGGCAACGGCAACGACATCTACGGCGCGGACGTCACCGACGACGGCAAGCGCCTGTGGTTCGTGGGTGCCTCGGGCGCCATCGGCGAGTACGACGTCGAAGCCGGCGTCCTGAACGACCACTCCGCGCCGATGGACGTCACGAACAACTTCAACGACGTCTCCGTCACCGGCAAGGCCGGCGAGGCGAACGTCTACGTCGCCGGCGACTCCGGGAAGATGTACTACTCCTACGAGAACGGCGAAACCGGGTCGTGGGACTACACGACGCCCGGTTCGGGTGCCGCAATCAACGCCGTGGACTTCTTCGACGACCGCAGCGGCCACATCGTCGACGGCAACACGAGCGTCTTCTACACACGTGACGGCGCCACGTGGGACACACTCGGCATCGCGGACGCCAACCACAACTTCTACGGCGTCGACTCGGACGGCTTCGACGACGTCTGGGTGTCCGGCGGCGGCGGCACCGTCTACCACTGGAACGGCAGCGAGTGGGTGCGCTCGGACACCGGCGACGCCACGCTCCGTGACGTCGAAGTCGCCAGCGGCAGCGGCGCGACGGTCGGCGGCGGCGGGAAGTTCTACGCCTACGACGGCAGCAAGTGGGCGGCCCGCACCACGCCGACCGGCGAGAACCTGAAGGCGGTCCTGCGCGGCGACACTACCATCGCGGTCGGCGCTAGCGGCACCATCATCGAAGCCTGA
- a CDS encoding putative sulfate/molybdate transporter, which translates to MAFSERIASWTTTVEFPGDVTGAVGDSVTVVPVVVALAALSEVALAPVLVWFGVSQVVWGARYGVPVSVEPMKALAALAIAGSLTASGLAAAGLLAGGTLLVAGATGALGSLSRFVGQPVVRGVQLAVALVLFETALDLAATDLALAGAAIAVAALVAVLSVRASALAVVVIGAALAFAETGGISPAIPAFAFALPSPDVFFDAGTAQAAVGQLAMSVGNAAVATALLLDEYFDADATADDLATSMGAMNLLAVPLGAIPMCHGSGGVAGKYAFGARTAAANVVLGVLYLLAAVLAVGVVAAFPVAMLGVVLAAVAAQLGHTSLDTDQYALTLGVGVVGLLAGVGVAFVAGLVADHAYRRFA; encoded by the coding sequence ATGGCATTCTCGGAGCGTATCGCGTCGTGGACGACCACCGTCGAGTTCCCCGGCGACGTTACCGGGGCGGTAGGAGATTCGGTTACGGTCGTCCCAGTCGTGGTCGCGCTCGCGGCGCTCTCGGAGGTGGCGTTGGCTCCCGTGCTCGTCTGGTTTGGCGTCTCGCAGGTCGTGTGGGGTGCCCGCTACGGCGTGCCGGTGTCCGTCGAGCCGATGAAGGCGCTGGCGGCGCTCGCAATCGCGGGCTCGTTGACGGCGAGCGGACTCGCGGCTGCCGGCCTGCTCGCGGGCGGCACACTACTCGTTGCTGGCGCGACCGGCGCGCTCGGCAGCCTCAGTCGCTTCGTCGGCCAACCGGTCGTCCGCGGTGTCCAACTCGCGGTCGCGCTCGTGCTCTTCGAGACCGCCCTCGACCTCGCTGCGACGGACCTCGCGCTCGCCGGCGCTGCGATTGCGGTCGCCGCGCTCGTCGCGGTCCTCTCCGTTCGCGCGAGCGCTCTCGCCGTCGTCGTCATCGGCGCTGCACTCGCTTTCGCCGAAACCGGTGGCATCTCCCCCGCGATACCCGCATTCGCGTTCGCGCTCCCGTCACCCGACGTCTTCTTCGACGCCGGGACCGCGCAGGCCGCGGTCGGCCAACTCGCGATGTCCGTCGGGAACGCCGCCGTCGCCACCGCACTCCTCCTCGACGAGTACTTCGACGCCGACGCCACGGCCGACGACCTCGCGACGAGCATGGGCGCGATGAACCTGCTCGCGGTGCCGCTGGGCGCGATTCCGATGTGCCACGGGAGCGGCGGCGTCGCCGGCAAGTACGCGTTCGGCGCGCGCACCGCCGCAGCGAACGTCGTGCTCGGCGTGCTCTACCTGCTCGCGGCCGTCCTCGCGGTTGGCGTCGTCGCGGCGTTCCCAGTCGCCATGCTCGGCGTCGTCCTCGCTGCCGTCGCCGCGCAACTCGGGCACACCAGCCTCGATACTGACCAGTACGCGCTCACGCTCGGCGTCGGCGTCGTCGGCCTGCTTGCGGGCGTCGGCGTCGCGTTTGTCGCCGGGCTGGTCGCCGACCACGCGTATCGCCGGTTCGCGTGA
- a CDS encoding ferritin-like domain-containing protein → MSSEEVTRLLRKAYGDEIETVMNYMTNSIVLDGVRAEEIKESLQTDIQEELSHAEQLGERLKQLDEQPPASAEFEAHQHSLQPPEDTTDVLSVIDGVLDAEEDAIDTYRDLIDAAEDADDPVTEDLAVTILADEEAHRTEFRGYRKEYRSD, encoded by the coding sequence ATGTCGAGCGAGGAAGTCACGCGACTGCTGCGGAAGGCGTACGGCGACGAAATCGAGACGGTCATGAACTACATGACGAACTCCATCGTCCTCGACGGCGTGCGCGCCGAGGAAATCAAAGAGTCCCTCCAGACGGACATCCAGGAGGAGCTCTCGCACGCCGAACAGCTCGGCGAACGCCTCAAACAGCTCGACGAACAGCCGCCCGCGTCCGCTGAGTTCGAAGCCCACCAGCACTCCCTCCAGCCGCCCGAGGACACCACCGACGTGCTGTCGGTCATCGACGGCGTGCTCGACGCCGAGGAGGACGCCATCGACACGTACCGCGACCTCATCGACGCCGCCGAGGACGCCGACGACCCCGTCACGGAGGACCTCGCGGTGACGATTCTCGCCGACGAGGAAGCCCACCGCACGGAGTTCCGCGGCTACCGCAAGGAGTACCGCTCAGACTAA
- the sdhC gene encoding succinate dehydrogenase, cytochrome b556 subunit: protein MSQSYDRGLIEDFGRWREFTAGMWAWVFHKFTGWVLIGYLFTHIAVLSTSMQGAETFNSTIQGLESLALVRLLEVGLLAVAVFHILNGIRLLFVDLGVGLESQDKSFYASLVLTGVIVVASVPTFVSGAF, encoded by the coding sequence ATGAGTCAGTCGTACGACCGAGGCCTCATCGAGGACTTCGGCCGGTGGCGGGAGTTCACGGCCGGGATGTGGGCCTGGGTATTTCACAAGTTTACGGGGTGGGTGCTCATCGGCTACCTGTTCACCCACATCGCCGTCCTGAGCACGTCGATGCAGGGCGCGGAGACGTTCAACAGCACGATTCAGGGGCTGGAGAGTCTCGCACTCGTCCGGTTGCTGGAGGTCGGCCTGCTGGCGGTCGCCGTCTTCCACATCCTGAACGGCATCCGCCTGCTGTTCGTCGACCTCGGCGTCGGCCTGGAATCGCAAGACAAGAGCTTCTACGCGTCGCTCGTGTTGACCGGCGTCATCGTCGTCGCGAGCGTGCCGACGTTCGTCTCGGGGGCATTCTAA
- a CDS encoding 3-hydroxyacyl-CoA dehydrogenase/enoyl-CoA hydratase family protein: MDVDDIETIAVLGAGNMGHGIAEVAALAGFDVNLRDIKAEFVQNGYEQIEWSLGKLAENDQIGEAEAEAALDRVTPIVDLEKAVEDADFVVEAVPEKMDIKQNVYRELEQHAPDHAVFATNTSSLSITELSEVTERPERFCGMHFFNPPVRMQLVEVIAGEHSDENVLDLTENLAEEMGKTPVRVRKDSPGFIVNRVLVPLLNEAAWLVHDDVATIEEVDSTTKYDLGLPMGAFELADQVGIDVSYDVLDYMQGVLGEAYEPCPLLVEKVQAEDLGKKTGQGFYDYEDGGADVPTDEIREDVADRLVAVMANEVAKLVGNDVADPAEIDEAVQLGAGYPEGPAKMADEAGIEHLCETLADRHEETSAARYEPADELERLAESGEGFYGAEAEEEAASYETLAVTVEDNVGHVELDRPHRMNTISEDLLGELADAVDKLDADDEVRAILLTGAGKKAFSAGADVTSMAGSADPIDVVELSRKGQQTFGKLEAADTPVVAGIDGYCLGGGMELATCADLRVASERSELGQPEHNFGLMPGWGGTQRLKHIVGEGRAKEIIFTAERYDAAELEAYGFVNEVVVNDELDDRAWELARDLAAGPPIAQKYTKRAMLAGRDSTDAGLESEAQAFGQLMNTQDLMEGIAAFTSDRDPDFKGE, from the coding sequence ATGGACGTTGATGACATCGAGACCATCGCGGTGCTGGGTGCTGGGAACATGGGCCACGGCATCGCCGAGGTGGCGGCGCTGGCGGGCTTCGACGTGAACCTCCGCGACATCAAAGCGGAGTTCGTGCAGAACGGCTACGAGCAAATCGAGTGGTCGCTGGGGAAGCTCGCGGAGAACGACCAAATCGGGGAGGCCGAAGCCGAGGCCGCCCTCGACCGCGTCACCCCTATCGTGGACCTGGAGAAGGCCGTCGAGGACGCGGACTTCGTCGTCGAGGCCGTCCCGGAGAAGATGGACATCAAGCAGAACGTCTATCGGGAACTCGAACAGCACGCGCCCGACCATGCAGTGTTCGCGACGAACACGTCCAGTCTCTCGATTACGGAGCTCTCGGAAGTCACTGAACGCCCCGAGCGGTTCTGCGGGATGCACTTCTTCAACCCGCCCGTGCGGATGCAGCTCGTGGAGGTCATCGCCGGCGAGCACTCTGACGAGAACGTGCTCGACCTCACCGAGAACCTCGCCGAGGAGATGGGGAAGACGCCGGTGCGCGTCCGCAAGGATTCGCCCGGCTTCATCGTCAACCGCGTGCTCGTCCCGCTGCTGAACGAGGCCGCGTGGCTCGTCCACGACGACGTCGCCACCATCGAGGAAGTCGACTCCACGACGAAGTACGACCTCGGGCTGCCGATGGGCGCGTTCGAGCTCGCCGACCAGGTCGGCATCGACGTCTCCTACGACGTCCTCGACTACATGCAGGGCGTGCTCGGCGAGGCCTACGAACCGTGCCCGCTGCTCGTCGAGAAGGTCCAAGCCGAGGACCTCGGAAAGAAGACCGGGCAGGGGTTCTACGACTACGAGGACGGCGGCGCGGACGTTCCGACCGACGAAATCCGCGAGGACGTCGCGGACCGCCTCGTCGCCGTGATGGCCAACGAGGTCGCGAAGCTCGTCGGCAACGACGTCGCCGACCCCGCAGAAATCGACGAAGCCGTCCAGCTCGGCGCGGGCTACCCCGAGGGCCCCGCGAAGATGGCCGATGAAGCTGGCATCGAACACCTCTGCGAGACGCTCGCCGACCGCCACGAGGAGACCAGCGCGGCGCGCTACGAGCCCGCCGACGAACTCGAACGCCTCGCGGAATCCGGCGAGGGGTTCTACGGCGCGGAAGCCGAGGAGGAGGCCGCGTCCTACGAGACCCTCGCTGTGACCGTCGAGGACAACGTCGGGCACGTCGAACTCGACCGCCCGCACCGCATGAACACCATCAGCGAGGACCTCCTCGGCGAACTCGCGGACGCCGTCGACAAACTCGACGCGGACGACGAGGTGCGCGCTATCCTCCTCACGGGTGCCGGCAAGAAGGCGTTCTCCGCGGGCGCGGACGTCACGTCGATGGCGGGCAGCGCCGACCCAATCGACGTGGTCGAACTCTCTCGGAAGGGCCAGCAGACGTTCGGGAAGCTCGAAGCCGCGGACACGCCCGTTGTCGCCGGCATCGACGGCTACTGTCTCGGCGGCGGGATGGAGCTGGCGACCTGTGCGGACCTCCGCGTCGCCAGCGAGCGCAGCGAACTCGGCCAGCCCGAGCACAACTTCGGCCTGATGCCGGGCTGGGGCGGCACCCAGCGCCTCAAGCACATCGTCGGCGAGGGCCGCGCGAAAGAAATCATCTTCACCGCCGAGCGCTACGACGCCGCGGAACTGGAGGCGTACGGCTTCGTGAACGAAGTCGTCGTCAACGACGAACTCGACGACCGTGCGTGGGAGCTCGCCCGCGACCTCGCCGCCGGCCCGCCAATCGCCCAGAAGTACACGAAGCGCGCGATGCTCGCGGGCCGCGACTCCACGGACGCCGGCCTCGAATCCGAGGCGCAGGCGTTCGGCCAACTGATGAACACCCAGGACCTCATGGAGGGCATCGCGGCGTTCACGAGCGACCGCGACCCCGACTTCAAAGGCGAATAA
- a CDS encoding HNH endonuclease — MARDAARERDEVCQQCGHDGSEHRLEVHHIVPVRIFRAIDSVEIADAHVLENLVVLCKPCHGKAEHGSVESPVPHDAIPDEIGEIYK; from the coding sequence GTGGCGCGGGACGCTGCTCGGGAGCGCGACGAAGTCTGCCAGCAGTGTGGTCACGATGGGTCCGAGCACCGTCTCGAAGTGCACCATATCGTTCCAGTTCGAATCTTTCGTGCTATAGATAGTGTTGAGATCGCTGACGCGCACGTCCTCGAAAATCTCGTAGTCCTTTGCAAGCCGTGTCACGGTAAAGCCGAACACGGCTCCGTCGAGTCCCCCGTGCCACACGACGCCATCCCCGACGAAATTGGAGAGATTTATAAGTAA
- a CDS encoding succinate dehydrogenase/fumarate reductase iron-sulfur subunit: protein MSTQTPDTDSETEQPSSTSPQERRMAEKQARKEQREADEAAADNEIQGETVELKVFRYDPEIEGKEEPRFDSFTVPFEKGMTVLDALIFARDEYDSSLTFRHSCRQAVCGSDAFFVNGSQRLGCQTQIADLDGPVRVEPLPHQDVVKDLVVEMDHFYDQMESVDPFFDPDETPEDELEEQRQDRENREQVKLSTRCIWCGACMSSCNIAAGDNKYLGPAAINKAYRFYMDEREGENKRQERLEIIEAEHGVWRCQTQFSCTNVCPKDIPLTEHIQELKREAVKQNLKFW from the coding sequence ATGAGTACGCAGACACCCGACACCGACTCGGAGACCGAACAGCCCTCGTCCACGTCGCCACAGGAGCGGCGGATGGCCGAGAAACAGGCGCGCAAGGAGCAACGCGAGGCCGACGAAGCAGCCGCCGACAACGAGATTCAGGGGGAGACGGTGGAGCTGAAGGTGTTCCGCTACGACCCCGAAATCGAGGGCAAGGAGGAGCCACGCTTCGACTCCTTTACCGTGCCCTTCGAGAAGGGGATGACCGTCCTCGACGCGCTCATCTTCGCGCGCGACGAGTACGACTCCAGTCTCACCTTCCGGCACTCCTGCCGGCAGGCCGTCTGTGGCTCGGACGCGTTCTTCGTCAACGGCAGCCAGCGCCTCGGCTGCCAGACCCAGATTGCGGACCTCGACGGACCGGTGCGCGTCGAGCCGCTCCCGCATCAGGACGTCGTCAAGGACCTGGTCGTGGAGATGGACCACTTCTACGACCAGATGGAGTCCGTCGACCCGTTCTTCGACCCCGACGAGACGCCCGAGGACGAACTCGAAGAGCAGCGCCAGGACCGCGAGAACCGCGAGCAGGTCAAACTCTCCACGCGGTGTATCTGGTGTGGCGCGTGCATGTCCTCGTGTAACATCGCCGCGGGCGACAACAAGTATCTCGGCCCGGCGGCCATCAACAAGGCCTACCGCTTCTACATGGACGAGCGCGAGGGCGAGAACAAGCGCCAGGAGCGCCTCGAAATCATCGAGGCCGAGCACGGCGTCTGGCGGTGTCAGACCCAGTTCTCCTGTACGAACGTCTGTCCGAAGGACATCCCGCTCACCGAGCACATCCAAGAGCTGAAGCGCGAAGCCGTCAAGCAGAACCTCAAATTCTGGTAA
- a CDS encoding NUMOD3 domain-containing DNA-binding protein translates to MARQYRDESWLRSRYHDDGCTQAEIADECDVTPSCIRKWMQEYDIETRDVKGENHGLYGQERDEETKRQIATSLRGRTFDARTRKNVGRSRREQR, encoded by the coding sequence ATGGCCCGCCAGTATCGCGACGAATCCTGGCTACGCAGCCGCTACCACGACGACGGCTGCACACAAGCCGAAATCGCCGATGAATGCGATGTTACCCCGAGCTGCATCCGCAAGTGGATGCAGGAATACGATATCGAGACGCGAGACGTGAAAGGAGAAAACCACGGCCTCTACGGGCAAGAACGCGACGAAGAGACCAAGCGACAGATTGCAACATCGCTCCGAGGCCGGACGTTCGATGCGAGAACGCGTAAGAATGTCGGTCGCTCACGAAGGGAACAGCGTTGA
- a CDS encoding succinate dehydrogenase hydrophobic membrane anchor subunit yields MAQRYSSFSSGSTAWLLQRITAAFLVVVLAFHFFQLHFVTHAYEIEFAGSQARMQNVGYFVTMVLFLVTATFHGVNGVYNALVNQGIDGIQKRVAQVVLGAAALLLVVQGIRVANTLAGF; encoded by the coding sequence ATGGCACAACGATACTCCTCGTTCAGTTCGGGTTCGACGGCGTGGCTGCTCCAGCGCATCACGGCAGCGTTCCTCGTGGTCGTGCTGGCGTTCCACTTCTTCCAGTTGCACTTCGTCACCCACGCCTACGAAATCGAGTTCGCGGGCAGCCAAGCGCGCATGCAGAACGTCGGCTACTTCGTCACGATGGTGTTGTTCCTCGTGACCGCGACGTTCCACGGCGTCAACGGCGTCTACAACGCGCTCGTCAACCAGGGCATCGACGGCATCCAGAAGCGCGTCGCCCAGGTCGTTCTGGGCGCTGCCGCGCTGTTGCTCGTCGTGCAAGGGATTCGCGTCGCAAACACGCTCGCGGGATTCTAA
- a CDS encoding FAD-binding protein: MYEHDVIVVGGGGAGLRAAIAAHEEGADVAIVTKLHPVRSHTGAAEGGINAALQEGDSWEDHAYDTMKGSDYLGDAPAVDTFAQDAPEEVIQLEHWGMPFSREEDGTVSQRPFGGLSFPRTTYAGAETGHHMLHTLYEQVVKRGIEVYDEWYVSQVAVTDEDDPNERDCHGVVAWDVQSGEIAGFRARDGVILATGGLGQAYDHTTNAVANTGDGVAIAYRAGVPMEDMEMIQFHPTTLPSTGVLISEGVRGEGGILYNSEGERFMFEYGYATNDGELASRDVVARAELTEVQEGRGVEDEYVYLDMRHLGEERITDRLENILHLARDFEGVDGLEEPMPVKPGQHYAMGGIEVDEHGETCIDGLYAAGECACVSLHGGNRLGGNALPELLVFGARAGSHAAGADMPEPKIQTGPDPDAEREELGVPVGEPGATEAAADGGAVENPDSDPEAVVEATAEEERERIETLLEREDGVNHADVRADLQESMTENVNVFREEGSLKQALRDIQDARERYQDVYVADKSRTFNTDLQHTIETRNLLDVAEAITMGALARDEFRGAHWRKEHQERKDDEYLKHTLVSWNDGEPELWYRPVILEGDEQTYEPKIRSY, translated from the coding sequence ATGTACGAGCACGACGTAATCGTAGTCGGCGGCGGTGGCGCGGGGCTCCGCGCCGCAATCGCCGCCCACGAGGAAGGCGCAGACGTAGCAATAGTCACGAAACTCCACCCGGTGCGCTCGCACACGGGCGCCGCCGAAGGTGGCATCAACGCCGCCCTGCAGGAGGGCGACTCGTGGGAGGACCACGCGTACGACACGATGAAGGGGTCGGACTACCTCGGCGACGCCCCCGCAGTCGACACGTTCGCGCAGGACGCACCCGAGGAAGTCATCCAGCTCGAACACTGGGGGATGCCGTTCTCCCGCGAGGAGGACGGCACGGTCAGTCAGCGACCGTTCGGCGGGCTCTCCTTCCCGCGGACGACGTACGCGGGTGCCGAGACCGGCCACCACATGCTCCACACGCTGTACGAGCAGGTGGTCAAACGAGGCATCGAAGTGTACGACGAGTGGTACGTCAGCCAGGTCGCAGTCACCGACGAGGACGACCCCAACGAGCGCGACTGTCACGGCGTCGTCGCCTGGGACGTCCAGTCCGGCGAAATCGCGGGCTTCCGCGCCCGCGACGGCGTGATTCTGGCGACCGGCGGCCTCGGTCAGGCGTACGACCACACGACCAACGCCGTCGCCAACACCGGTGACGGCGTCGCCATCGCGTACCGCGCCGGCGTCCCGATGGAGGACATGGAGATGATTCAGTTCCACCCGACGACGCTCCCCTCGACTGGTGTGCTCATCAGCGAGGGCGTCCGCGGGGAGGGCGGCATCCTCTACAACTCCGAGGGCGAGCGCTTCATGTTCGAGTACGGGTACGCGACCAACGACGGCGAACTCGCGTCCCGCGACGTCGTCGCGCGTGCTGAACTCACTGAAGTGCAGGAGGGGCGTGGCGTCGAGGACGAGTACGTCTACCTCGACATGCGCCACCTCGGCGAGGAGCGCATCACCGACCGCCTGGAGAACATCCTCCACCTCGCGCGCGACTTCGAGGGCGTCGACGGCCTCGAAGAACCGATGCCGGTCAAGCCCGGCCAGCACTACGCGATGGGCGGCATCGAGGTCGACGAGCACGGCGAGACGTGCATCGACGGCCTCTACGCGGCCGGCGAGTGTGCGTGTGTGAGCCTCCACGGCGGCAACCGCCTCGGCGGGAACGCGCTGCCGGAACTACTCGTCTTCGGGGCGCGCGCCGGCAGCCACGCCGCGGGCGCGGACATGCCCGAGCCGAAGATTCAGACCGGCCCCGACCCGGACGCCGAGCGCGAGGAACTCGGCGTGCCCGTCGGCGAGCCCGGCGCGACGGAAGCCGCCGCGGACGGCGGCGCGGTCGAGAACCCCGACAGCGACCCCGAAGCGGTCGTCGAAGCGACCGCCGAAGAGGAGCGCGAGCGCATCGAGACACTGCTCGAACGCGAGGACGGCGTCAACCACGCCGACGTGCGCGCGGACCTCCAGGAATCGATGACGGAGAACGTCAACGTGTTCCGGGAGGAAGGGAGCCTGAAGCAGGCGCTCCGGGACATTCAGGACGCCCGCGAGCGCTACCAGGACGTCTACGTCGCGGACAAGTCCCGGACGTTCAACACCGACCTCCAGCACACCATCGAGACCCGGAACCTGCTGGACGTCGCGGAAGCCATCACGATGGGCGCGCTCGCCCGCGACGAGTTCCGTGGCGCACACTGGCGGAAGGAGCACCAGGAGCGCAAGGACGACGAGTACCTCAAGCACACGCTCGTCTCGTGGAACGACGGCGAGCCCGAACTCTGGTACCGGCCGGTCATCCTCGAAGGCGACGAGCAGACCTACGAGCCGAAAATCCGGTCGTACTGA